The following coding sequences are from one Triticum aestivum cultivar Chinese Spring chromosome 5A, IWGSC CS RefSeq v2.1, whole genome shotgun sequence window:
- the LOC123105522 gene encoding protochlorophyllide-dependent translocon component 52, chloroplastic, with protein sequence MNSLSNLLAPRARPSLPLPLPLRAAAPATSSARAAAPAPRRWRQRARLPSPVSAVAAEAPSAASLIDGEEKEKEEGQFDWLDQWYPLAPVCDLDPGAPHGKTVLGLRVVAWYDRAVDEWRVFDDACPHRLAPLSEGRIDDKGRLQCVYHGWCFDGRGACQFIPQAPALGPPVHKNSKACVASYPSVVQNNILWFYPRADEEHRDVLQRKRPPFIPEIDDPSFVTVYGVRDLPYGYDVLVENLMDPAHVPYAHKGLMGKFCKKEDLGRVEFDIEGGGPIKMKTKEANVDGFLTEQQENRGYFRYVAPCTFYGSPLPREVAPFAVDDSPLPSEATEEEKKKKPQFMMVFMCIPVAPGKSRVIWALPRNVGVWLDKVIPRWYYHMGPNALFDSDMYLLHVEERNFAAAGVENWHKAVYVPTSSDNMVIAFRNWFRKHCKSQVGWAVPTADQLPVTPTKDKLMERYWSHVAQCRSCSAALKAMKALEVALQFASVAVVGFLAVAKGTLVTSVVQRAAVVSLAVLCFGASRWLASFIQKNFYFHDYIHAYK encoded by the exons ATGAATTCCCTCTCCAACCTCCTCGCCCCCCGCGCGCGCCCTTCcctcccgctcccgctcccgctccgcgccgccgccccggccaccagCAGCGCCAGAGCGGCGGCACCGGCCCCGCGACGGTGGCGGCAGCGCGCGCGGCTGCCCTCGCCGGTCTCGGCCGTGGCGGCGGAGGCGCCCTCGGCAGCGTCGCTGATTGATggcgaggagaaggagaaggaggaggggcagTTCGACTGGCTGGACCAGTGGTACCCGCTGGCCCCCGTGTGCGACCTGGACCCCGGCGCGCCGCACGGCAAGACGGTGCTGGGCCTCCGCGTGGTGGCCTGGTACGACCGCGCCGTGGACGAGTGGCGCGTGTTCGACGACGCCTGCCCGCACCGCCTGGCGCCGCTCTCCGAGGGCCGCATCGACGACAAGGGCCGCCTCCAGTGCGTCTACCACGGCTGGTGCTTCGACGGCCGCGGCGCCTGCCAGTTCATCCCACAGGCCCCCGCCCTCGGCCCACCT GTGCACAAGAACAGCAAGGCGTGCGTGGCGTCGTACCCGAGCGTGGTGCAGAACAACATCCTGTGGTTCTACCCGAGGGCCGACGAGGAGCACCGGGACGTGTTGCAGAGGAAGCGCCCGCCATTCATCCCGGAGATCGACGACCCCTCCTTCGTCACCGTCTACGGCGTCAGGGACCTCCCCTACGG GTACGATGTGCTGGTGGAGAACCTCATGGACCCTGCCCATGTCCCCTACGCGCACAAGGGGTTGATGGGCAAGTTTTGCAAGAAGGAAGACCTCGGCAG AGTTGAGTTCGACATCGAAGGCGGTGGGCCGATAAAGATGAAGACGAAGGAGGCGAACGTGGACGGGTTCCTGACGGAGCAGCAGGAGAACCGCGGCTACTTCCGGTACGTCGCGCCGTGCACCTTCTACGGCTCGCCGCTTCCCAGAGAGGTCGCACCGTTCGCCGTCGACGACTCGCCGCTTCCCAGTGAGGCCACGGAAGAG gagaagaagaagaagccccagTTCATGATGGTGTTCATGTGCATCCCAGTGGCGCCGGGGAAGAGCAGGGTGATCTGGGCCTTGCCGAGGAACGTCGGCGTCTGGCTCGACAAGGTCATACCGCGGTGGTACTACCACATGGGCCCGAACGCCCTCTTTGACTCGGACATGTACCTCCTCCACGTCGAG GAGCGCAACTTCGCCGCGGCCGGCGTCGAAAACTGGCACAAAGCCGTGTACGTGCCCACGTCGTCGGACAACATGGTGATCGCCTTCAGAAACTGGTTCAGAAAGCATTGCAAGAGCCAGGTCGGCTGGGCCGTCCCCACAGCCGATCAGCTGCCGGTGACTCCAACCAAAGACAAGCTCATGGAGAG GTACTGGTCGCACGTGGCGCAGTGCAGGAGCTGCAGCGCGGCGTTGAAGGCCATGAAGGCGCTGGAGGTCGCCCTGCAGTTCGCGTCGGTTGCGGTCGTCGGGTTCCTCGCCGTCGCCAAGGGGACGCTGGTGACGTCGGTCGTGCAGAGAGCCGCCGTCGTGTCCTTGGCCGTGCTGTGCTTCGGGGCGTCCCGCTGGCTGGCGAGCTTCATCCAGAAGAACTTCTATTTCCATGATTACATCCATGCTTACAAGTGA
- the LOC123108116 gene encoding probable histone H2A.5, translating to MEASAAGAVAKAKKYVVGRKLGGGPRKQAVARSVKAGLQFPVGRIGRFLKKGRYAQRVGMGAPVYLASVLEYLAAELLELAGNAAKDNKKSRIIPRHLLLAIRNDQELGRLLAGVTIAHGGVLPNINPVLLPKKAADKEPKSPKKAAKSPKKA from the coding sequence ATGGAAGCCTCAGCCGCCGGCGCCGTCGCGAAGGCGAAGAAGTACGTGGTGGGGCGCAAGCTCGGCGGCGGGCCCAGGAAGCAGGCGGTGGCGCGGTCCGTCAAGGCCGGGTTGCAGTTCCCCGTCGGCCGCATCGGGCGGTTCCTCAAGAAGGGCCGCTACGCGCAGCGCGTCGGCATGGGCGCCCCCGTCTACCTCGCCTCCGTCCTCGAGTACCTCGCCGCCGAGCTGCTGGAGCTCGCCGGGAACGCCGCCAAGGACAACAAGAAGTCCCGCATCATCCCGCGCCACCTGCTGCTCGCCATCCGGAACGACCAGGAGCTCGGCAGGCTGCTCGCCGGCGTCACCATCGCCCACGGCGGCGTGCTGCCCAACATCAACCCCGTGCTGCTCCCCAAGAAGGCGGCCGACAAGGAGCCCAAGTCGCCCAAGAAGGCCGCCAAGTCCCCCAAGAAAGCCTAG